GCTATGCAGTGCGCCGGAGCCTGGGACTCCAGTATCTGCCGGATGCAGTGAAGGGCCTGCCACTGCCAGCTTCTCTGAAGGAATACCTGTTACTTGTAGAATAGCCTGGAGGAGACGTTTGCACCATCACATGGGCAACTCTGGGTGAGGTTTTGCCCTGCGAAACTGTCTCtcttggaaaacaagaaaagcaGCTGTTCCTGTTGTGTGGTTTATATTTCAAGGCAACATGTCACAACAGTAACCTCCACATCACTTCCCTTCCCCAAACCaagcaaccaaacaaacaaaaaaaactctcttctgtttctgtttattgcTTACTTGGCTTTTTAGATTACACCCTCTAAAAGAAGAGGTCTCCCCAACCCTCCCCTTTAGGGAAAAAGTCAACAGTGCAACTGAATTATTCTAGGAAGACAAAGAATACTTATAGAATGTGTGTTTGGTTTTCCTTTGGGGACATGATTAACATTTCCAAAGACTCCTTCTAGGAACATTTTAGTTGATCTGCGAAGAAGTTTAAGAAAACTCCAGCTAACAACTGAGGCCCAAAGATGAAGAGGCAACAAGCTCAAATGTGTGCAGGTTCGGAATTGGGCTGGATGATGTCCCTAGAATGCCACATCACGGGGCACTCAGAAGGGACTGGCCCCCTTCCTCACCACTGAAGGGAACAGCAGTCTTTGCCCCTTTTCCATGAGTGTGCTCAAGGCCATAGTAGTTCAGCAGgtttattttagaaagattgtCTTGCTGCTCTCCGTGAAGTAGAAGACATAGAAGGTTCTAAGCAGTCCTAAAAACTAAAAGTCCTAAGAACTTTTCTTCTAGTGcagttctttctcttcctggaagCCAGTTTGCTCTACTGGGCTTCGCAGGCATTTCCTGCACCGCCGACGAAGGTGTTCACTCTCGCAGGGGAAGaaagagctgggctgggctgccttTTCTCGTGGGTCTTCTTCATTCCCTAGAGGAAGCTCACTCCCTAAGAgcttggaggttttttttttagttgttttggaAACTTTGCTTTTTATTGCTCTCTACAAGATACTGGTGGAGGGGGTGGAGCTGGGGAGTAGGAGAGCACTATAGCCCTTCCTCTGAGATGGCCCACCTACCCAAAAAAGACCTGTTTTAGTGAACAGTACTTAGTCTACAATCTCTTCCTTTTCACATTGCTAAACTCAATCAAGTTGTTATTGATCTTAGATGACCTTACACaaatttgaaaatctttttttaactgattgGGAACTATGAATAAAAATTAACAGAATCGGCTGACACAGCTAATTTGAAAAAGTATGACGCTTTTGTCCTTTTCCTGTTGGCATTTTTtgctcactaaaaaaaaagaaataaacagttcTAAAAGCAAGTTTGGCAATTTCTACTCTTCCTACTTTTCTCTAAGTTATTTAATTACCTGGAGCCCCAGtgtcctcatctctgaaatggggcTGTCACCACCACCCACATGGGCTgttttttagaactttttttaGGGTATAACAGTAATACTTTGCTAGTATTAGGGAACTACTAGAGATAATCCTTTCCTCCACCCCTTGTAAAACCCTGAACCTCCTTCCTGCTTCAGCAAGCAAGTGTGGAAACTGTGTAGGTTGGGAGGAGTATGTATGCCTGTGCTGACAGCCAAGGTCAGGTAGCATCCTGTCAACTGGGGACACAGTCTATAGTCCCAATCCTGAAGACCAACTGCACTGCTTGGATACTTGGCTGATGAGGAGGAAGAAGCCGGTGTGACAGAATAGCAAACAAACTGAGCTGAATGAGAACCGACAATTTTCCAAAGCAGTATTTCAATCAACCCACCAAACTAGGTCCAGGACTGGTTGTCTGTTTCCCAGGCTTTCAAAATGTACATGTCTCCAAACAAATGGAGTCTGGTTTTCATCCAGAAAGGAGTACAGAGGAAAAGCTGAGAAGGAAGAACCCTGTGTTGTCAGAGGAGAGGAGCAGAGACTGTAGGATGGCTGGGAAAAAGCAACCCTGGATAATGGTTTATGATCAAGAAATGAAACGCAACTTTATGCTTAAGGGAGACTGGAGCGTCCTGCTGATTGCAGAGGATGCAGGAGGGACTAGCTGTGGGATGAGGGTAAGGACCAGTCCACTATGTTCTCAGACCTTGTGTACAGAGTCAAGAGATGTCCAAGATGAGCGAGAAGTACATGGGCTTGTCACATGGGCTGCATTTTCCCAGGTGTCTGGGCAGAGTCTGGCTTGGGGCTGACAGGAATGCACTTGTGGAGGTGATAACAGGAGAACCGAAAGCACAGCGACCAGTTGGCATTTATTAGTGTAGTTATTGTCACTGTAGTAAAAGTAGTAGAGGAACCAAGACTCTGTCatcacaaagaaataaataaagcttATTTTTAGGAAAATTCTAACCGAGTAACTGAAATCTAGCAGTAGCACTAGGGGAGGAGCCCAGCCTTGTGTGACAGATGAAGCTGGGGTAGAAGTCATGATAAATTCTACCTAAAAGGAGCTTCTACTCattgccccctgccccagctccccgGCCAGAGCTGACCACGGCTGCAGTTACAGAATAAAAGGAAACCTAATGAAAAATGAGCTGAAACACTTGAGACGATGTGAACTTGGATCTATCGGGGGTGAGCTGACCATGATCAGACCATCTGTTCCCCTCACTGCAAAGAGGTTTAGACGGCAGCTTCTCCAGACCGCTTCCGGCTGATGTGCTCCAGGTGGGCATGCTCTGAGGTGTCCAAGTCAATCTCATACTTGGCTAGGATTTTGAGGATGGGCCTCAGCTTCAGCCACCATTGTTCCTTGGGGATGCGGTGCCTACAGAGGAATGAGGTAGGTGATGATTTAATCTTTAGCGCCCCAATCAACATCTGTGAAAGGCTATGGGAAGAAGTTGAGCACAACCAGCTGGATTTGGGGCATGGGCATCACATCTAAAGTAGGTACAACTACAGGTGTTACTCCTAAGAGAAAAGGACTGAAGACAGTGAACAGGTTGGGAAGAGTAGATCTTGAAACTACCAGGGAAGGAACCACCCCAGGAAGTAGATGTACTCACTCAAAATCTGTCTGTTCCATCAGCTCAGTCACTGGTTGAAAGATCAGTGCTCTCTTGCGCATCCCCAGAACACAACCTGAGTCTGGAGTATTAGCAAAGATCCGCCCTGCAATAGGGATGGTCAGTCAGCTTCTAAACTGGGAACCAGCTTCTAGGAAGGGGGCCCCTCTTAACCCCACCTACCATTACGGTAACTCTCTTTGATCTTCCCAGACATCCAGTTCATAGCCTTTGCACCCATCTTAGTGGCAAAATTCCTGTCAAATGGAGTTGGGCTCCCACCCTGGaaaaagaatcataaaaattATAGAGGTAAGGGCTCTAATGAAGTGGCAAAGACATTGGAATACacggagaaaaaggaaagaataggTCCAGGTTTACAGCCAGAAGCAGGAATCCATAAACCTAACCATGAAAGGAAATCCTGAAACAGGGCTGGGAACCAGGGTGAGCTTTTGGCCATTAATCAGATGTCAGAGTAACTCATTAGTACAAGGGGATGACTGGTCTCGCAGTTGCTTCTTCCAGCCCCACAGCTGCATGATCCTGTTCATTTCCTTCCAGGCTTACTGGCCACTCTATTCCCTGCCCCTCTACAACCTAGCAGCTTTTGTCAGTCACCATCACTGATGACACAAAGCATTCCTTGTGACCCCATCTGGATGCCCTTGGTAGCACCTCATAATTATAAAACACCTTGCAGATTTTCTCTGAACAAAGCAAAGTAAGTGGGAaaacagaaagggaggaaaaacagaaaataggtcTTCATACTTTATGCAATAGGACCTCACTCCTGCAGAGGCTGATAAGCTCATTCAAACTGAGATAATGTGAGTTCATTTGTGGGTACAGAAAGGTCAAAAGTAAGTGCTTAAGAGGCATCAGTGGGGAACATTTGGGATAGGGGAGGCCTCAGACCACTAGTATCATCTGTGAGAGAGGCCTACCTAGGGTGGGGACTGAAAGTAGGTGGAGAAAGAGATTCCTTCCCCCTTGGAACCCCAGTTAGTGGGGATGGAGCCCAACCCCAGCAAGGTGCCTGTACTCACCCACCACATTCCCTATGGAAGGCAGCACAGTGTGGCGGGGAAAGCACTGGACTAGGCTTATTCTGGCTTCACTCAAGCTTGATGAGTGGCCCTGAAAAAATTATttctcctctctcagcctcattttcttcatctgaagcagtagttctcaactgAAGATGATGTTGCCCCCTGGGGGACATTTGGTAACAtctagagactttttttttttttagttgtacAACAGGGGAGGGAATGCCATTGGCTTCTAGTGAGTAGAGTCCAAGAATGCTGCTAAGCCATCCTAAAACACACAGAACCACCAGAGAGAATTTTCCAGCCCCAAATGGCAATATGCCAAGGTTGAAAAACCCTGCCCTAAAGAAAGAGGATGAAGCTAAGGCCATTTCCAGGGTATAGATGTCTGATTCTGTGACTGTAGAAGACCGCAGACCCATGTTCTGTGGCGGCACTGATACCCTCAGCAGGCTGGAGGCCAGAGGGACACTCAGTGGCTATTGGGGGTTACGGCTGTCTTGTGATGGGCATGATGTGTGTACTCCCTACCTGCTGCATATGGCCAAGCACGTTCTTCCTGCTGTCGAAGATGCCCTTCCCCTCCTCTGAGTACAGGTTGAAGATGAAGTCAGTGGTATAGTTGTCATTGCACTTCTCGTTCCTGCAGGAGAGACCGATGCCTGTGCCGCATGCGTCCCCCTCcatcccccagccctctgcggtgGTCAGCTTTGTCCCTCTGGGTTCCATCTCTTCTTGCAGTCCAGGTTCTCTCCCTTTGTATCCAAAGATGCCTCAGGGTGTCTCAACCATGGCTGCAGTCTGACTAGGGCCAAAGCCTGACTATCTCTTCTCTTCACTTGGGAGCAAACCAGGGATGAGGTACCTTAACACCAAGCCCCTCTTCACAGTTGTTTTCATCTTTTGCACCAGATGTTCAACATTTGCCTGAAAATGAAGCAGAAAATCCTAAGCCCAGCTGAGAGTGGATAAGGCTGGGCAGGCACATGGATCCCTTCTTCCCCGCCAGGCCtctccaggagggcagagggaCGTGGAAGAGGACTGTTTACAGCCCAGGGCCTGAACTGTGCCTCATTCCTTTAAGAAGGTCAGTGCAGACTGAAATTAAGGGAAGACTCCAGATAAGATGGGAAATGGGAAGAAGGAAGTTTGAGACAGCATGGTACTGTCAGTTTTcagcccctttccaccccctCCCAATCTCCCTTTCCAGGGGTTTCCAGTTCTCCTCTCAGAGGGCTGATTCTGCTCTCGGTCTTGGTCTCTAAATGGGCTGCTTCTGCATACAGCAGTGATTCACCTGGGAAGAAGCACTCCCTTCATTTGGGCTTTGAGTTGGGGGTGAAGGAGGAAGAGGGTCACCCTCCATTGCGGGCAGGGGTTGGCTGGGTCCTTGGGTTAGGGAGTTCCCTCAGCCTGCAGCCCTCCACGCTGTGGCTCTTCTTTTCTCCAGTGAATGGGGATCTTGGAAAATAAGGATCATAAGGGTATCCCCCTCAAAAATGGAATGAGAAGGGTATGTTTTGGTAGCTAGGGAAATCTGGAGGGGTGGCGTGACCTCCTCAGTCAGTTAAACCACCCACTAAAAGTTTAGAAAGGCTTcgtaacctctctgaacctctctCATCTGTAATACAGGGATATCTCCCTTGAATgttatgaaaataaaacacaaaattgcACATGAAGGGCTTTGCAGCCTGCCACCTTTCAAACAGGAGCTCCAGTGACAGGAGCTGTGGGCACGTGCAAGAGGTCACACCGGAGAATGCCTGCCCAGTGCTCGTTTTAGGACTCCACAGTCCATTGGCTCCGTCCACGTCGTGAGCTCTCACAGCTCAGCTCACTGTGAGGACAGTGGGGCCAGACTAGGGCAGGGAGAGCTCCCTGGCAAGCTCTGGGTGGCCGTCTACCTGCAGGTCTCTAATGGTGAAGGGATCCTCAAAAATATAGGCAGCATCGGCCCCGGCTGCCAGTCCAGCCATGGTGGCCAGGTAGCCACAGTAGCCGCCCATGGTCTCGATGATAAACACCCGGCGCTTGGTGCCTGCTGCTGACTGCTTGATGCGGTCACAGGTCTGCAAAGACAATGGGTCACAGAAGGATAGGGTTAGGGATGTGATTCTTGTCACTGCTCTGGTCCCTAATATCACCCAGCTCTGGAGTGGGGCCCCTGCGTCTCATCAAGCTCTTGCCTTCAGGGACGGCCAGCACCTCTGCCAGCCACAGCAGAACTCCTCTCCTGGGAAGGGGGTTGTCCCTACCCTTTCTGTTGCTTAGAGTAGGAGAATTAGGCTGAATGACCTCAGGAAAAAACATTTGGCATGCAGAGCACAGATGCATTTCTAGGTTAGAGGACTCACAAGGTGGGGAGAATGGACACTACACATACAGTTCAATACAGCCTGTGTAAATGGCAGGGCGTGAAGAGGCATTTTTCAAACGCTGCCATTTGGCTGGTACAAAACAAGTGGCTCACTTTTGAGGCCCAGATGCAGTCCAGGGATTATACCCCCAGCCAGAGACTGGGAAGTGGGGTGGCTCTCACCATGCAGATGGTGTTGAGGGCTGTGTCGGCCCCCACGCTGAAGTCTGAGCCGGGCACGTTGTTGGAGACCGTAGCAGGAATGACCACGAATGGGATGCAGAGCTCGTCATACAGCTTCCTGCCCTCCATCAGCTCCAGGCCCCCCGTGTAAGCCTGTGAAGAAGGGAGCAGAAGGGCAGGAATGAGGACGGGGCAAGGTGCAGGGGGAATGGAAGAAACGGTTGGGAAGGGCACCCACCTCAAAGCCCCCAATGATGACAAGGCCCTGGATGTTAAACTTGGTGATGTTGGCACTGATCTGTTCGAGGCTCTTCTTGGGTAAAGTCCTAGTTgattggggcagggagggggtgggaggacagAATTTGGGGAAGAGACAGCAAAATTGAGGAAGAGAAAACCTAGAGTTAGAAGCcctttatttataatttcttaaCTTGCGCCCCCTTCCCTGTTCGACCTCTCACCCCTGCCCAAGGATACACCCTGGGGCTCTAAATTGCCAGAATTGTGTGGACGGGCACATCTGCCCTCACTAAAGCAACTGAGAGCTCAGGGTAGAGgacccagataacagcagtggtcCAAGCAGACCCTGACTGAGTGAACTGACACCACATTCCAAGGGACACCTTTAGGGGTAGGGGTGACTAGGAGGAGGTGCTCCTGTAATGCCACTTACCTTTTAGTCCCAAGTTTAGAACCACCTTGGCCAGTCCAGCCTCCAACGTAGCTCCAGCCAGCTTCCTCgatctgcagagaaaggtcacaCAGGTGGCCCAACACCACTTCTTAAGTCCTGACCTCACTCCGACACCCACCTGCCCCTGGGGGAGGAACACCGGGCATCCTCCTCCCCCTGACCCCCCAACCCTTACTGCTTCCACCCTTACTGCTCATTCACAGATATTAAGCACCTGCTTATGCCAGGCATCGTGCTTAACTTTGGGACAGAGAATTAAATCAGACACATTGTTTGCAAAGGGTTCATTTCAGTGGCTTCTGCCTGTTCCTGCTGCCTTGAAGTTAAATACAGTAGCTCCCTTTTATCTGTGATTTCAGTTTCCGAGCTTCCAGTTACCTGTGGTGAACCTcggtccaaaaatattaaatggaaaattccagaaataattcataagttttaacTGGTGTGCTgttctgagtagcatgatgaaatcttgCACTGTCCTGCTTCACCCCACCCAAGAcctgaatcatccctttgtccagcatGTCCATACTGTCCATGCTACCCACCCGTTAGTATAGAGAAATCACACAGCATACAGCTGACCCTTAAACAACAAGGGGGTGAGGGGCACCAACTCTCCACGCAGTGGAAAATATGCGTGTAACTTTACAGTCAGCTCTCATAGCCACcgttccacatccatggattcaaccaacccgGTCATACAGTACTGTGGTACGTGCTAttgaaaaaatctgcatataagtgggCCCATGCAGTTCAAACGCACATTGTTCAAGGATCAGCTATATATCGGGATCAGTACTGTcatggtttcaggcatccactggggaaGTGTCCCCCTCAGATAAAGGGGAACTACTGAATCTACTTCTGTTTGAACCCCAACCAGAGAAAaagatggggagggggaaggcaaGAGAACAGACAGGTCACCCTGATATACTCATCCTCCCCACGACTGCTCCTCAGCCCCAAAGTGCCCTCTTTCCTTTCATCCCCATACCTGACCCTTGGCCAGGCCCTCGAAGCCATCATGCACAACCAGCACTCGGTTGCCCTGGATCAGGCCAATTCTCACAGTGGAGCGGACGGCGGCATTCATGCCTGCAGCTGGGGCCCCCACATTCATCACAGCCACTGTGTGTGAGCCACTCTgtggagaaggaagcagagggggaaagggggaaaggggccaacagggggaggggggcaggtcaGTGAAGGAAGCTGAGCTCTGAGTTCCTTATGGTCCTGACAGCAtacacccctcccctcctgcttgTTCCCTCCCTCACACTAGGAATCAGAAGTCTTTATCACAGATGAATAAATCAAGCTGTGGTCCCTGATTCCAGCTATCACTGCACAATGAATAAGAGAACTTCCAGAGCAATGTTTCCCAAAGTGCGATCCTTGGACCACCTGCATCAGATCCACTCAGGGAGCTTGTTAAACCTGCATATTCCTGGCCGTACCCCAGATCTGGATCCCCTCTGCGGGAGGGGAATATGCATGTTTAATAAGTAGCCCAGATAATTCTAGTATACAATAAATACTAACCACTATGCCAATGGTGGCAATGACATTGCCTAAATACATTTAGATGTGATTATTCCAGATTGGCCCAGAGGCAATAATACATAAGCCTTCTTTTCCATTCCTTGCATCTTGTCAGCCCTGAATTGGATGTAGGTCTTTGGTTAGAGACATCCAGGGCACACTGGGAACACGGGGCTTGTATCTAGGGTAGCTGAGAGAAAATTATCTTAgtggggactcagctctgaggaTTACAGTGGGCAAAGAAGTTGGCAAGGCATCAGCTGTGTGGGTTGAGGGTAGCACTTCGTAATGGGAGaatgggagaggaagagggacaaGGGGGGAGAGCAACTTGCCAGTACCTTGGACAGTGGGGGTCTGACATGAGCCAGAATCTTGTATACCTCCCAGTTGTTCATGAAGCTCCTATAAAAAGTAccgagagagaaaaagagggagagaagtgtCTTCAGGCCACTCCCCAAGGCCAGCAGCCAAGGGGATCTGGTCTGAAGTTTTGCTCCCAGCGTGAAGTTCCAGAGGGCAAACCTCTAAGGGCATAACTAGGGCAGAGCAGGGGTCAGGCAGGGCTACAAAGAGGCCACTGACTCACCAAACACTCCCTGAGCATGCTTCCCCCCTCACCTAGAGACACTTAAGATCTAGCTGGGTCCACACGTAGAGATAACAGACTGTAAAAGAGAGTCCCTGGGATGAACTGAGCCTCCTGGTCACCTCACAACTAATACTCTTGGGGAAGAAACTATTTTTGAGACAATAAAAGGAGGGAAAAGCAGAGGCTCCTCCTTGGGGTCTGGAGCTACATCAGTTTTTGGCTTTATTGCAGGATCTGATTCTGTAGCTAGCGAGCTCCCAGTCATTTTCTCACCGGCCTCTCAGCTTCATGGCTTCATCAAATCGCCTCTCATTCATGGCCTTGGTCACATCTTTggtctgagggaggagacagccaGTCACGACTCCAGGGCAGGGCTCCGTATAGCTGGACTCCCCCCACGCTGAGACTCTGCCATCTCTGGGCTTGTGACTGGATCCTGCCCACCCCATACCCCACCTTTTCTATGCCCCTCAACTTTCATGGAAGGAGAAGTATCtttgtttttccttaattttctgaGTAATGAGCAGCAAACAAAAAGGGCTGATTCAAGCCCTTTTCTATTTATGAGAAGATGGGCAGAGAAGAGGAGCTCACACAGATAAAATAGCACCTTCCTCCATTCCACACCCAGGGCCCAGCCTCAATGGAGCCTCTAAACTAATGGAAAAATGAAGAGGATCCTGCAGATCACCCGGTTAGAGAGCAAGGCTGATCCCTGCCATGTGCTTCCTGACTACTGAGCCAGTGCTTCAGGTTGGGGCCTCTCAGAGATACAGTTCCAGGCAAGGCTGGAGTTTGTCTGGGCTCATTAGGGCTCCCGAGTCTCAGAGAGAAGCCACCAGGAGACGGGGATCCAGCCCTAAGGATCAGGCCAGACACTTAGCTCCCAGCCGCAGTGTTTGCTCTGTGGTATCAAAGGAGTGATGCTTCTATAATAAGAGCCACCATTTCCTGAGCACTCAAGCTCTTCCAGGTCCTACATCAGACCACTTATATGGTCAATCCTTACAATCACCCTCAAGGTGAGTATTAGTAACCTCATGTTGGTTCAGAGAAACGTGTTCAAGGGAGAAATCACAGAGTGAAATAAGCTACCTAGCCAGACCTTTCTAATATTCTCCGGCTTTTAATGAGGTTTGGAGAAATACTGCATTTCTCTTGAGGTTGGATATTATGGGATATTGGGTCTTATTACCAAGTAGGATGTAGAGTCTCCCATCTTCTTTAGGAACACTTGACAGGCGGGGAAACTGAGCCTTAGCTAGAGAGGTCACAGCTCCTGTGCAGGGCCCACTTCCCCCCGTGTCTCTTGCTGCACCCCGCTGCCTCTCCACCTGCTCACATCCCAGCAGCCTCGGAAGCTGCTCTCTTCCCCATCAGCTCAAGCTCAGAGACAGGGCCTTGGGGCTGGTAGGAAGGGGCTTGGGGTCGGTACTCACCACCTGGACACACTCCATGAGGGGCAGGCGCACAGCCTGGTTACCAGAGAGGCTCACCACACAGGCTGGGGTGTCCGGGGTCCCCTCCAAAAGTGCCATCACTGCTTCCACACCCATCCTGCTGCCCTGCGGGGAGCAAAGGCAGTCTGGTTCAAGCCTCCCCATCTAGGCTTGGCCTGGAGAACCTGGACACTCAAGACCCTTTCCAAATCATGAGTTGATTTCCACATTTAAGGACTGCAGTCAAGAACTCACTGGGCTTTACCTCCCTACCCAGATTTCACCGAAAGCTGGATGATTCTTTATCATTTTTCCATCAGAACCCCAAGGATTCTGCCTGGTTCCAGAGAAACACAGCCACTGTAGTAATGAAGGGAATATAACATTCCCTTCTTGAACTGATAAAACAAGGAGGGACGCTGCCTCTCTCTTCCAATGAAAGTAGGATAAGAGGGCACAAGTCGAGTGTGTGAGGTTAGGTCTTAATAATTTCACTAATGGTCAAAGTTCTAAGATGTTAGACCTTAGGGGAGTATATAGTTTCCCGTCATTTCTTGGAACAAAAGAAAACTTGAGAGTATAGGAATGGGTCAAGGGCCACTGGCGTCCAGAGGCTGGTTGAGGGGCGGCACAACCAACGGTTTAAACCCCTGTGCTGGGGAAGTTCAGTCCTGCTGGGAAAGGACAGCAAGTTGAGGGTTCTACGGTGTGAGGGCCGCAGAGTCCCGTACCTACCAGGATTCTGTCAAAGGCTGACGGTGTCCCACCTCGCTGCACATGTCCCAAGACAGTGACCCGGGTGTCATATCCCAGACGCTTTACCACCAGCTGAAGGGACcaagagaaggacagagagagagagatacggAGTCAAGGAGAGGAAACAAGCAGGGACCTAGATAAACCGAGGATAACTTAGCGTCTCATCTTGTAATGCCCCCTGGGTGGGAGGAACTCGGAGGCAGGAAACCCGGGGAGAGACATGCAGAAGAACCAAAGGGAGACTCAGAATCCCTGGGGAACGGGGCCAGGAGAGGGGTAAGGTGTCAAGGCCTCTCTGGCTCCATTCATACTAacgttttttatttcttctgacgTGATTGGTTTGCCATTTTTGTCGATCGCACCCTCAGCCACAATGATGATGTTGAGACGAGAACCACGGTTCCTTGT
The Vicugna pacos chromosome 12, VicPac4, whole genome shotgun sequence DNA segment above includes these coding regions:
- the PFKM gene encoding ATP-dependent 6-phosphofructokinase, muscle type, coding for MTHEEHHAAKTLGVGKAIAVLTSGGDAQGMNAAVRAVVRVGIYTGARVFFVHEGYQGLVDGGDNIREATWESVSMMLQLGGTVIGSARCKDFREREGRLRAAHNLVKRGITNLCVIGGDGSLTGADTFRSEWSDLLNDLQKAGKITAEEAAKSSYLNIVGLVGSIDNDFCGTDMTIGTDSALHRIIEIVDAITTTAQSHQRTFVLEVMGRHCGYLALVTSLSCGADWVFIPECPPDDDWEEHLCRRLSETRNRGSRLNIIIVAEGAIDKNGKPITSEEIKNLVVKRLGYDTRVTVLGHVQRGGTPSAFDRILGSRMGVEAVMALLEGTPDTPACVVSLSGNQAVRLPLMECVQVTKDVTKAMNERRFDEAMKLRGRSFMNNWEVYKILAHVRPPLSKSGSHTVAVMNVGAPAAGMNAAVRSTVRIGLIQGNRVLVVHDGFEGLAKGQIEEAGWSYVGGWTGQGGSKLGTKRTLPKKSLEQISANITKFNIQGLVIIGGFEAYTGGLELMEGRKLYDELCIPFVVIPATVSNNVPGSDFSVGADTALNTICMTCDRIKQSAAGTKRRVFIIETMGGYCGYLATMAGLAAGADAAYIFEDPFTIRDLQANVEHLVQKMKTTVKRGLVLRNEKCNDNYTTDFIFNLYSEEGKGIFDSRKNVLGHMQQGGSPTPFDRNFATKMGAKAMNWMSGKIKESYRNGRIFANTPDSGCVLGMRKRALIFQPVTELMEQTDFEHRIPKEQWWLKLRPILKILAKYEIDLDTSEHAHLEHISRKRSGEAAV